Genomic segment of Aliiroseovarius sp. M344:
TGTCACGCCGGGGGTCGCGGGTTCGAGCCCCGTCAACCGCGCCACTTCACCACATTCCGGGCGACAGAAATGGCGGCTAGCCTTCCATTATTGATCGCAAGGGATGAGGTAGGATCATGTCGATCATTGATGACATACCATTGCTGACAATACTGATTTTCTGCGCGACAATTGGGCTTGCGCCATTCGCGCCACCACATGTGTGGGAAAAGCTTGTCATGTTGTTTGGCGGGAACTTGGTGCGTCCCATCGATATGTTTGACCTGCTGATGCACGGCACCCCTTGGCTGGTGCTGGGCGTGAAGCTCGTCAGGATGCGAAAGGGCGATCAGCCCGGGAAAAAGGGCTGACTGCAGGTTTTGGTGCCGACGTCACGGCGCATTCCGGGATGTCTGTTTCAGGACAGTTCAGACAGAATACGGGCCCAGCTTCGGATGCCTTTGTGGAAGCTTTCCAGATCGTATTTTTCGTTCGGGCTGTGGATGTTGTCGTCATCCTTACCAAATCCGATCAGCATCGCGTCGACGCCCAGAATATCTTTGAAATATACAGCAATCGGGATCGAACCACCGCAGCCTGCGAAGGCCGCCGGAATGCCCCATTCATCGGACAGCGCTTTTCGGGCCTGTTCGAACATGGGGTTGTCGGTTGAAACCTGCGCTGCCGGGGAACCCTTTTCGGTGCGGTACTCGACCGAGAAACCTTCCGGCAGACGGTCTTCCAGATAGCTGCGGAAGGTTTTGCGGATCGCGTCCGGGTCTTGCTTGCCAACCAGCCGGAAGCTGAC
This window contains:
- a CDS encoding RND transporter — encoded protein: MSIIDDIPLLTILIFCATIGLAPFAPPHVWEKLVMLFGGNLVRPIDMFDLLMHGTPWLVLGVKLVRMRKGDQPGKKG